One stretch of Gouania willdenowi chromosome 16, fGouWil2.1, whole genome shotgun sequence DNA includes these proteins:
- the ubr5 gene encoding E3 ubiquitin-protein ligase UBR5 isoform X4, with translation MTSIHFVVHPLPGTEDQLNDRLREVSEKLNKYSFNSHPHLSLLEQATLKQCVVGPNHAGFLLEDGRVCRISFAVQPDRLELNKPDSSDGSKLSSGSGTGRSSRPGRTSDPPWFLSGSDTLGRLAGNTLGSRWSSGVNGSSGGGGSGSGGGAGGGGTGGGSSSGGGASGGGGGGGTSGRSSAAARDSRRQTRVIRTGRDRGSGLLGSQPQPVIPASVIPEELITQAQVVLQGKSRSVIIRELQRTNLDVNLAVNNLLSRDDEDGDDGDDTASESYLPGEDLMSLLDADIHSAHPSVIIDADAMFSEDISYFGYPSFRRSSLSRLGSSRERDSELLRERESVLRLRERRWLDGASFDTERGSTSRDGEANLDKKSIPLQSPVSLGEELQWWPEKDGVKFVSIGAMFSELVAVSSKGELYQWKWSEPEPYRNQQNPSIHHPRASFLGLVNEKITFLSANSIRATVATETNKVATWVDDTLSTVASKLEHSAQYFSELQGERMVSLHCCALYTCAQLENSLYWWGVVPFSQRKKMLEKARAKNKKPKSGAGISSIPNITVGTQVCLRNNPLYHAGAVAFSVSAGIPKVGVLLESVWNMNDSCRFQLRSPESLKNMEKTTKTQEIKTESKPELVKTEMGPPPSPASTCSDTSSIASSASLPYKRRRSTPAPKEEEKVNEEQWPLREVVFVEDVKNVPVGKVLKVDGAYVAVKFPGTSSNMSNQSTATPPDSDPSSLLQDCRLLRIDELQVVKTGGTPKVPDCFQRTPKKLCIPEKAEILAVNVDSKGVHAVLKTGNWVRYCIFDLASGKAEQENNFPTSNLAFLGQSERNVAIFTAGQESPIILRDGNGTIYPMAKDCMGGIRDPDWLDLPPINSLGMGVHSLVNLPSNSAIKKKAAIIIMAVEKQTLMQHVLRCDYEACRQYLVNLEQAFLLDQVSQALGALLGHRCDGNRNILHAAVSVCFPVSNKETKEEEEAERSERNTFAERLSAVEAIANAISVVSSNSSGNRTGSSSSRGLRLREMMRRSLRAAGLGRHESGASSSDHQDPVSPPIAPPSWVPDPPPMDPDGDIDFILAPAVGSLTTASTGTSQGPSTSTIPGPSTEPSVVESKDRKANAHLILKLMCDSVVLRPHLRELLSAKDARGMTPFMLAVSGRAYPAAITVLEAAQKMTKGDPAISEKEDADSVFMEMICPSGTNPDDSPLYVLCCNDTCSFTWTGAEHINQDIFECRTCGLLESLCCCTECARVCHKGHDCKLKRTSPTAYCDCWEKCKCKTLIAGQKAARLDLLYRLLTTTNLVTTPNSRGEHILLFLVQTVARQSVEHCQYRPPRIREDRNRKAANAEDSDMPDHDLEPPRFAQLALERVLQDWNALKSMIMFGSQENKDPLSASSRIAHLLPEEQVYLNQQSGTIRLDCFTHCLIVKCAPDITFIDTLLGTLVKELQNKYTPGRREEAVNVTRRFLRSVARVFVILSVEMASSKKKNNFIPQPIGKCRRVFQALLPYAVEELCNVAESLIVPVRMGIARPTAPFTLASTSIDAVQGSEELFSVEPLPPRPSPDQSSSSSQTAASYIIRNPQPRRSSQSQPVRGRDEEQDDIVSADVEEVEVVEGVAGEEDHHDDQEEQGEENAEAEGQHDEHDEDGSDMELDLLAAAETESDSESNHSNQDNASGRRSVVTAATAGSEAGASSVPAFFSEDDSQSNDSSDSDSSSSQSDDVDHETFLLDEPLERTTSAAHANSAAQAPRSMQWAVRNTPSQRATGSAPSSSSTPAASSTGLIYIDPTNLRRSSAISSSAAAAAAALEANNSSSYLTSASSLARAYSIVIRQISDLMSLIPKYNHLVYSQYPAAVKLTYQDAVNLQNYVEEKLIPTWNWMVSIMDSTEAQLRYGSALSSAGDPGHPSHPLHASQHSARRERMTAREEANLRTLEGRRRAATLLTARQGMMSARGDFLNYALSLMRSHNDEHSDVLPVLDVCSLKHVAYVFQALIYWIKAMNQQTTLDTPQMDRKRNREILELGLDNEDSEHENDEDTNQSSTLQDKDEDCVPSETGQSHPFFRRSDSMTFLGCIPPNPFDVPLAEAIPLADQPHLLQPNARKEDLFGRPSQGLYSSSYMATKGLAEPSVDRNCLEVNMGSSLPPPSQILPTKMSYSANLKNVMSMESGQRSTVNQLSTEQEMDSSKPGPSPHDLAAQLKSSLLAEIGLTESDGPPLPSFRPHCSFMGMMISHDMLLGRWRLSLELFGRVFMEDVGAEPGSILTELGGFEVKESKFRREMEKLRNLQSRDLALEVDRDRDQLIQQTMRQLNTHFGRRCTTTPMAVHRVKVTFKDEPGEGSGVARSFYTAIALALLSNDKLPNLDCVQSVSKGMQASSTCHHDYHSNLMQRLRNRDRERERRSGGLRAGSRRDRDRDSRRQLSIDTRPFRPSSEGNPSDEPDPLPVHRQALGERLYPRVHAMQPAFASKITGMLLELSPAQLLLLLASEDSLRARVEEAMELLIAHGRENGADSILDLGLPEAPEKAQQQENRKRHGSTRSVVDMELDDPDDGDDNAPLFYQPGKRGFYSPRPGKNTEARLNCFRNIGRILGLCLLQNELCPITLNRHVIKVLLGRKVNWHDFAFFDPVMYESLRQLIRHSQAGEADAVFAAMDLAFAIDLCKEEGAGQVELLSGGVNMPVTPLNVYEYVRKYAEHRMLVVAEQPLHAMRKGLLDVLPKNALEDLTAEDFRLLVNGCGEVNVQMLISFTSFNDESGENADKLLQFKRWFWSIVEKMSMTERQDLVYFWTSSPSLPASEEGFQPMPSITIRPPDDQHLPTANTCISRLYVPLYSSKQILKQKLLLAIKTKNFGFV, from the exons ATGACATCCATACACTTCGTGGTTCACCCGTTACCCGGGACCGAGGATCAGCTCAATGACAG GCTCCGTGAGGTGTCAGAGAAACTCAACAAATATAGTTTTAACAG tcatcCTCATCTAAGTCTGTTGGAGCAGGCCACTCTGAAACAGTGTGTTGTGGGGCCAAACCATGCTGGATTTCTTCTTGAG GATGGACGTGTGTGCAGAATTAGCTTTGCTGTTCAGCCTGATCGCTTGGAGCTCAACAAGCCGGATAGCAGTGATGG TTCAAAGTTGAGCAGTGGTTCAGGGACAGGAAGGAGCTCCAGGCCAGGCAGGACTAGTGATCCCCCCTGGTTCCTGTCTGGTTCTGACACACTGGGCAGACTGGCAGGCAACACCCTTGG GAGTCGCTGGAGCTCTGGTGTGAATGGAAGCAGTGGTGGAGGTGGCAGTGggagtggaggaggagcaggaggagggggCACTGGAGGGGGCAGCAGCAGTGGAGGAGGGGCGAGTGGAGGAGGTGGGGGCGGAGGCACGTCAGGAAGGTCATCAGCTGCTGCTCGTGATTCCCGTAGACAGACGAGGGTGATTCGAACAGGAAGGGATCGAGGCTCAGGCCTTTTGGGTAGCCAGCCTCAGCCAGTCATACCAGCTTCTGTCATCCCAGAGGAGCTTATTACTCAG GCCCAGGTAGTCCTTCAGGGGAAATCCAGGAGTGTGATCATAAGGGAGCTTCAGAGGACCAACCTTGATGTCAACCTTGCGGTTAACAACCTGCTAAGTCGGGATGATGAAGATGGAGACGATGGCGATGATACAGCTAGCGAGTCCTACCTCCCAGGAG AAGACTTGATGTCCCTGTTGGATGCAGACATTCACTCTGCTCATCCTAGTGTCATTATCGATGCTGATGCCATGTTCTCTGAGGATATCAGTTATTTTGGCTACCCCTCTTTTAGACGTTCTTCACTGTCACGATTGGGATCTTCTAGAG AACGTGACTCGGAGCTGTTACGTGAACGTGAGTCGGTATTGAGGTTGCGCGAGCGCCGATGGCTCGATGGGGCCTCGTTTGATACGGAACGAGGTTCCACGAGCCGTGATGGCGAAGCCAACCTCGATAAGAAGAGCATCCCACTCCAGAGCCCCGTCTCCCTGGGAGAAGAGCTCCAGTGGTGGCCTGAAAAG GATGGTGTAAAGTTTGTGAGCATTGGAGCCATGTTTTCAGAGTTAGTTGCCGTCAGCTCCAAAGGAGAACTCTATCAGTGGAAATGGAGTGAACCTGAGCCATACAGGAATCAACAG AATCCTTCCATTCATCATCCACGTGCATCCTTCCTGGGTCTGGTCAATGAAAAGATTACTTTCTTGTCTGCCAATAGTATCAGGGCTACTGTAGCAACAGAAACCAACAag GTTGCAACTTGGGTGGATGATACCTTGAGCACAGTGGCTTCAAAGCTTGAGCACAGCGCTCAGTACTTTTCTGAGCTTCAAGGGGAGCGCATGGTGTCACTACACTGCTGTGCACTCTACACATGTGCACAACTGGAGAACAGTCTTTATTGGTG GGGTGTTGTGCCTTTTAGTCAACGGAAGAAGATGCTTGAAAAGGCTAGAGCTAAGAACAAAAAGCCAAAGTCGGGTGCTGGCATCTCCTCCATACCCAACATCACTGTGGGAACACAG GTGTGCTTAAGAAATAACCCCCTCTACCATGCTGGTGCTGTGGCCTTTTCAGTCAGTGCTGGGATTCCCAAAGTGGGTGTCCTATTGGAGTCTGTCTGGAACATGAATGACAGCTGCAGGTTCCAGCTGCGCTCACCAGAGAGCCTCAAGAACATGGAAAAGACTACCAAGACCCAGGAAATCAA GACGGAGAGTAAACCAGAGCTGGTAAAGACTGAAATGGGCCCACCCCCCTCCCCTGCATCTACATGCAGTGATACCTCTTCCATCGCAAGCAGTGCCTCTCTCCCTTACA AGCGAAGGCGTTCTACTCCAGCccctaaagaagaagaaaaggtgAATGAAGAGCAGTGGCCTCTGAGGGAAGTGGTGTTTGTGGAAGATGTAAAAAATGTTCCAGTGGGAAAG gTTCTTAAAGTGGATGGAGCATATGTTGCTGTGAAGTTTCCAGGGACATCAAGCAACATGAGCAACCAGAGTACTGCAACACCCCCTGACTCTGACCCCTCTTCACTACTGCAGGACTGCAGACTGCTCAGAATAGATGAGCTACAG GTGGTTAAAACTGGCGGAACTCCTAAAGTTCCAGACTGTTTTCAACGAACACCTAAAAAGCTCTGCATCCCAGAAAAAGCTGAAATTCTGGCTGTGAATGTTGACTCCAAAG GAGTTCATGCAGTGCTGAAAACTGGTAACTGGGTAAGGTACTGTATCTTTGACCTGGCCTCAGGCAAAGCTGAGCAGGAGAATAACTTCCCAACCAGTAACCTGGCCTTCCTTGGGCAGAGTGAGCGCAACGTGGCCATCTTTACAGCAGGACAG GAGTCTCCAATCATCCTCCGGGATGGTAATGGTACTATCTACCCCATGGCGAAAGACTGTATGGGTGGAATACGAGATCCTGACTGGTTGGACCTGCCACCTATCAACAGCCTGGGAATGGGAGTCCACTCTTTGGTTAATCTCCCCTCCAACTCTGCCATCAAAAAGAAAGCTGCTATCATTATTATGGCTGTTGAG AAGCAGACGCTGATGCAGCATGTGCTCCGCTGTGATTATGAGGCATGCCGACAGTACCTTGTGAACCTCGAGCAGGCCTTCCTGTTAGATCAGGTCAGCCAGGCTCTCGGGGCTCTTCTCGGCCATCGATGTGATGGCAACCGCAACATCCTCCATGCCGCTGTCTCTGTCTGCTTCCCAGTCAGTAACAAGGAGACCAAAGAGGAAGAAG aagCAGAACGGTCAGAGAGGAACACATTTGCAGAGCGTTTATCTGCTGTGGAGGCAATTGCTAATGCCATCTCTGTAGTCTCAAGCAACAGTTCTGGAAACAGGACCGGCTCCTCCAGTAGCAGAGG GCTTCGTCTGAGAGAAATGATGCGGCGGTCTCTCAGAGCTGCAGGTCTTGGTCGCCATGAGTCTGGTGCATCATCTAGTGACCATCAAGACCCTGTGTCTCCTCCCATTGCTCCACCAAGCTGGGTCCCTGACCCTCCACCTATGGACCCAG ATGGTGACATTGACTTCATCTTAGCTCCAGCTGTGGGGTCACTCACCACTGCCTCTACTGGTACCAGTCAGGGACCCAGCACCTCCACAATACCAG GGCCGTCCACCGAGCCTTCGGTTGTGGAGTCTAAAGACAGAAAGGCAAATGCCCATCTTATTCTCAAGCTGATGTGCGACAGTGTTGTTCTGAGGCCACATCTACGAGAGCTTCTCTCTGCAAA GGATGCAAGAGGGATGACCCCATTTATGCTAGCAGTGAGTGGCAGAGCTTACCCAGCTGCTATCACTGTGCTCGAGGCTGCACAGAAAATGACGAAAG GAGACCCTGCCATTTCAGAAAAGGAGGATGCAGATTCGGTGTTCATGGAAATGATTTGCCCTTCAGGAACCAACCCTGACGATTCGCCCCTGTACGTTCTGTGCTGTAATGACACTTGCAGTTTCACTTGGACTGGAGCAGAGCATATAAACCAG gataTTTTTGAGTGTCGGACTTGTGGCTTGCTGGAGTCCCTGTGCTGCTGTACTGAGTGTGCAAGGGTCTGTCACAAAGGACACGACTGCAA ATTAAAAAGGACATCTCCTACAGCTTACTGTGACTGTTGGGAGAAATGCAAGTGCAAAACATTAATAGCTGGGCAGAAGGCTGCTCGCCTTGATTTGCTGTACAGGTTACTTACAACCACTAATCTGGTGACCACACCAAACAGCAG GGGAGAACATATTCTACTATTCCTGGTTCAGACGGTTGCAAGGCAGAGTGTGGAGCACTGTCAGTATCGACCTCCACGCATCAGAGAGGACAGAAACCGCAAAGCTGCAAATGCAGAAG ATTCTGATATGCCAGATCATGATCTAGAACCTCCCCGTTTTGCTCAGCTGGCTCTGGAGAGGGTCCTCCAGGACTGGAATGCCCTCAAATCAATGATCATGTTTGGTTCTCAGGAAAATAAAGATCC ACTTAGTGCTAGCAGCAGAATTGCGCACCTCCTACCTGAAGAACAGGTCTACTTGAATCAACAAAGTGGCACCATTCGCCTTGACTGTTTCACACACTGCCTCATTGTCAAGTGTGCTCCTGACATCACA TTTATAGATACTTTACTGGGTACTCTGGTGAAGGAACTGCAGAACAAGTATACCCCTGGTCGGAGAGAAGAGGCAGTGAACGTCACCAGGAGGTTTCTGCGCTCTGTAGCTCGAGTATTTGTTATCCTGAGTGTGGAGATGGCCTCGTCCAAGAAGAAAAA CAACTTCATCCCCCAGCCCATTGGAAAGTGTCGGCGTGTTTTTCAAGCTCTGCTGCCGTACGCTGTGGAGGAGCTGTGTAATGTGGCAGAGTCACTGATTGTTCCTGTGCGAATGGGTATCGCTCGGCCCACAGCACCATTCACATTAGCTAGTACTAGCATTGATGCTGTACAGGGCAGTGAGGAGCTGTTTTCTGTGGAACCTCTGCCTCCGAGACCCTCGCCTGACCAGTCCAGCAG TTCCAGTCAGACAGCTGCCTCTTATATCATCAGGAACCCTCAGCCTCGGCGCAGCAGCCAGTCTCAGCCTGTCAGAGGGAGAGACGAGGAGCAGGACGACATTGTATCAGCAGATGTGGAAGAG gTTGAAGTTGTAGAGGGAGTAGCAGGAGAGGAAGACCATCATGATGACCAAGAGGAGCAAGGAGAGGAAAATGCTGAAGCTGAGGGACAGCATGATGAACATGATGAGGATG gAAGTGACATGGAGTTGGATCTACTGGCAGCAGCTGAGACTGAGAGCGACAGTGAAAGTAACCACAGCAATCAGGACAACGCCAGCGGCCGCAGGAGCGTTGTCACGGCAGCAACAGCAGGCTCAGAAGCTG GTGCCAGCAGTGTCCCCGCCTTTTTTTCAGAGGATGACTCTCAGTCCAATGACTCGAGCGACtcagacagcagcagcagccaaagTGATGATGTTGACCATGAGACATTCCTTTTGGATGAGCCGCTAGAAAGGACAACCAGCGCTGCACATGCTAACAGTGCAGCCCAAGCTCCTCGCTCCATGCAGTGGGCTGTAAGAAACACTCCCAGTCAAAGAGCAACTGGAAGCGCCCCATCAAGCTCTTCAACTCCAGCAG CAAGCTCTACAGGTTTGATATACATTGACCCCACAAACCTGCGTCGCTCCAGTGCCATTAGCTCgagtgctgcagcagcagctgctgctttgGAGGCCAACAACTCCAGCAGCTACCTAACGTCTGCCAGCAGCCTTGCTCGGGCCTACAGCATCGTCATCAGGCAGATTTCTGATCTTATGAGTCTGATTCCAAAGTACAACCACCTTGTCTACTCCCAGTACCCCGCTGCTGTGAAGCTCACATACCAGGATGCTGTTAACCTGCAG aACTACGTGGAAGAAAAGCTAATACCAACTTGGAACTGGATGGTGTCCATCATGGACTCCACTGAGGCTCAGTTGCGTTATGGCTCAGCCTTGTCCTCTGCTGGAGATCCCGGCCATCCCAGTCATCCACTTCACGCTTCTCAGCACTCAGCTCGGAGGGAGCGCATGACTGCTCGAGAGGAGGCCAATCTGCGCACACTGGAGGGTCGAAG GAGAGCAGCCACTCTGCTGACAGCCCGACAAGGCATGATGTCAGCCCGGGGGGATTTTCTAAACTATGCTTTGTCACTGATGCGTTCCCACAATGACGAGCACTCTGATGTGCTTCCTGTGCTGGACGTGTGCTCTCTGAAACATGTGGCCTACGTTTTCCAGGCTCTTATCTACTGGATAAAAGCCATGAACCAGCAAACTACCCTGGACACCCCACAGATGGATAGAAAGAG GAATCGAGAGATTCTGGAACTTGGTTTGGACAATGAAGATTCAGAGCATGAAAACGACGAGGACACCAATCAAA GTTCAACATTGCAGGACAAGGATGAGGACTGTGTTCCCTCTGAGACGGGTCAAAGCCATCCTTTTTTCCGTCGCTCTGACTCCATGACCTTCTTGGGATGCATCCCACCGAATCCCTTTGACGTTCCCCTGGCAGAAGCCATTCCTCTGGCAGACCAGCCTCACCTCCTGCAG CCTAATGCCAGAAAGGAGGATCTGTTTGGTCGTCCTTCTCAGGGCTTGTATTCGTCCTCATACATGGCAACCAAAGGCCTGGCTGAGCCAAGTGTGGACAGGAACTGCCTGGAGGTAAACATGGGCTCCTCTCTACCCCCTCCATCACAG ATTCTGCCCACTAAGATGTCGTACTCAGCCAATTTAAAGAATGTCATGAGTATGGAATCAGGCCAGCGCAGCACTGTAAACCAGTTGTCAACTGAGCAGGAAATGGATAGTTCTAAACCAGGACCTTCTCCTCATGACCTCGCTGCCCAGCTAAAGAGCAGCCTTCTGGCAGAGATTGGCCTGACTGAGAGTGATGGTCCTCCTCTCCCATCATTCAG ACCTCACTGCAGTTTCATGGGGATGATGATCTCACATGACATGCTTCTGGGTCGATGGCGACTCTCATTGGAGCTCTTTGGCCGTGTCTTCATGGAGGATGTAGGTGCTGAGCCTGGATCG ATCCTCACAGAGCTGGGTGGCTTTGAGGTGAAGGAGTCCAAGTTCCGCAGAGAAATGGAAAAGCTGAGGAACCTCCAATCCCGTGATCTAGCCCTTGAGGTGGACCGTGACAGAGACCAGTTAATCCAGCAAACTATGCGCCAGTTAAACACACACTTTGGAAGGCGCTGTACCACAACACCCATGGCTGTACATCGGGTGAAGGTCACCTTCAAAGATGAGCCTGGCGAGGGCAGCGGAGTGGCCCGAAGCTTCTACACAGCCATCGCCTTGGCCCTCCTCTCCAACGACAAGCTGCCCAACCTGGACTGTGTTCAGAGTGTCAGCAAGGGCATGCAGGCCAGCAGTACGTGTCATCACGATTACCATTCAA ACTTAATGCAACGTCTAAGGAACAGGGATCGGGAAAGGGAACGTAGAAGTGGAGGCCTTCGAGCAGGTTCTCGAAGAGACAGAGACAG agatTCGCGTAGACAGCTGTCAATAGATACCAGGCCTTTTAGGCCGTCATCAGAAGGAAACCCCAGTGACGAGCCTGACCCTCTGCCCGTGCACAGGCAAGCACTCGGAGAACGGCTTTATCCACGAGTTCATGCAATGCAACCG GCATTTGCCAGTAAAATCACGGGCATGTTACTGGAGCTTTCTCCTGCCCAGCTTCTGCTTTTGCTGGCCAGTGAAGACTCTTTAAGAGCCAGAGTTGAAGAGGCCATGGAGCTTCTTATCGCACATGGAAG GGAAAATGGAGCAGACAGTATACTGGACCTGGGACTTCCTGAGGCTCCCGAGAAAGCACAA CAACAGGAGAATCGGAAACGTCATGGTTCAACACGAAGTGTGGTGGACATGGAACTGGATGACCCAGACGATGGAGACGACAATGCTCCTCTTTTTTACCAGCCAGGCAAACGAGGCTTCTACTCTCCTCGACCAGGCAAAAATACGGAGGCCAGACTGAACTGTTTCAGAAACATTGGCAG AATACTGGGTTTGTGTCTGCTCCAGAATGAGCTTTGTCCAATCACCTTAAACAGACATGTAATCAAAGTACTACTCGGAAGGAAG GTGAACTGGCATGATTTTGCTTTCTTCGACCCGGTCATGTACGAGAGCCTCCGGCAGCTGATCCGTCATTCCCAGGCAGGGGAAGCAGATGCAGTGTTTGCTGCTATGGACTTGGCCTTCGCCATCGACCTCTGCAAAGAAGAAGGAGCTGGACAA GTGGAGCTTTTGTCTGGTGGTGTCAACATGCCAGTAACGCCTCTCAATGTTTACGAGTATGTGAGGAAGTATGCTGAGCACAGGATGCTGGTGGTGGCAGAGCAACCTCTCCAT GCCATGAGGAAAGGTTTGCTTGATGTACTTCCTAAAAACGCCCTGGAGGACCTGACGGCCGAGGACTTCAGGCTACTGGTTAACGGCTGTGGGGAAGTCAATGTCCAGATGCTGATTAGCTTCACCTCTTTCAATGATGAATCTG GGGAAAATGCAGACAAGCTGCTCCAGTTCAAACGCTGGTTTTGGTCCATCGTGGAGAAGATGAGTATGACTGAGAGGCAAGACTTG GTGTACTTCTGGACCTCCAGTCCATCTCTTCCAGCCAGCGAGGAGGGCTTCCA